Proteins co-encoded in one Candidatus Limnocylindrales bacterium genomic window:
- a CDS encoding sigma-54 dependent transcriptional regulator — protein MTTASGLKPADKPRILIVDDEPEFCRFLEDCLGQDEYLITSVHDGEAALQALSRGFDLVLTDFQMSGMSGMDVIAGVRAADATVPVILITAFGTIEQAVEAMRTGAYDYVTKPVSITELRSRVKRALETHQLRSQVARLEALAGERSAIEGIVALSKGMRRVVETVRQLERSRSNVLLTGESGTGKELIARALHRYSPVSSGPFIPVNCAAIPEQLLESELFGHVRGAFTDARADRAGLFEVASGGTIFLDEIGEMSPVLQAKLLRVLEDGTVRRVGSATTETVSVRVVSATNRNLETEVAAGRFRADLFYRLNVVEIRIPPLRERPEDVAALIAHFLQELGGGTRKLSEQARSTLLGYSWPGNVRQLRNAIDHALSLSTSETIDVEDLPEALRRHAEEAGGRISSTPDSDTAGLTLAELEQRHIMQVLERTGGNRSAAAALLGIDRKTLYKRLRKEGG, from the coding sequence ATGACCACCGCATCAGGCCTCAAGCCCGCCGACAAGCCGCGCATCCTCATCGTCGATGACGAGCCGGAGTTCTGCCGCTTCCTCGAGGACTGCCTGGGGCAGGACGAGTACCTGATTACCAGCGTGCACGACGGCGAAGCGGCGCTGCAGGCGCTCAGCCGCGGCTTCGATCTGGTGCTGACCGACTTCCAGATGAGCGGCATGTCGGGCATGGACGTGATCGCCGGCGTGCGCGCGGCCGATGCGACCGTTCCGGTCATCCTCATCACCGCATTCGGCACCATCGAACAGGCGGTCGAGGCGATGCGCACGGGCGCGTACGACTACGTCACCAAGCCGGTGTCGATCACCGAGCTGCGCTCGCGCGTCAAGCGCGCGCTGGAAACGCATCAGCTGCGAAGCCAGGTCGCGCGCCTGGAAGCCCTGGCCGGCGAGCGCAGCGCGATCGAAGGCATCGTCGCGCTTTCCAAGGGCATGCGCCGCGTGGTCGAGACCGTGCGCCAGCTCGAGCGCTCGCGCAGCAACGTGCTGCTGACGGGCGAGAGCGGCACCGGCAAGGAGCTGATTGCGCGCGCGCTGCACCGCTACAGTCCCGTCTCCAGCGGCCCCTTCATTCCCGTCAACTGCGCCGCCATCCCCGAGCAGCTGCTGGAGAGCGAGCTGTTCGGCCACGTCCGCGGCGCGTTCACCGATGCACGAGCCGACCGCGCCGGCCTGTTCGAGGTGGCCAGCGGCGGCACCATCTTCCTCGACGAGATCGGCGAAATGTCGCCGGTGCTGCAGGCCAAGCTGCTGCGCGTGCTCGAGGACGGCACCGTGCGCCGCGTGGGATCGGCCACGACCGAGACCGTCTCGGTTCGAGTCGTCTCGGCCACCAACCGCAACCTGGAGACCGAGGTCGCGGCGGGCCGCTTCCGCGCCGATCTGTTCTACCGGCTCAACGTCGTGGAGATCCGCATACCGCCGCTGCGCGAGCGTCCCGAGGACGTGGCCGCGCTGATCGCGCATTTCCTGCAGGAGCTCGGCGGCGGCACGCGCAAGCTGAGCGAGCAGGCGCGGTCTACGCTGCTCGGCTACTCGTGGCCCGGCAACGTCCGCCAGCTCCGCAACGCCATCGACCACGCGCTGTCGCTGTCGACCAGCGAGACTATCGACGTCGAGGATCTGCCCGAGGCGCTTCGCCGCCACGCCGAGGAGGCCGGCGGCCGCATTTCCTCGACGCCCGACAGCGACACAGCAGGCCTTACGCTGGCCGAGCTCGAGCAGCGGCACATCATGCAAGTGCTCGAGCGCACGGGCGGCAACCGAAGCGCGGCGGCCGCGCTGCTCGGGATCGATCGCAAGACGCTGTACAAGCGGCTGCGCAAGGAAGGCGGCTGA
- a CDS encoding ATP-binding protein: MESPPVLARKLTVVLVAVVAVAGAAFALLWTADLERTLEDSKINRLDMLTQATRVAVENMLSTGSLADLARMVRRLEASEEVIGVMVLNRQGGPIVGTAFESTPALRALAADTWAPPAFLLHREHRYVRVAPLQGRGNVVIGRLAVVQDWSDLRQARSEARRRAAQLGLTLALALSAVLWFFAYALVVKPLSRLAGAVDAIARGRMGPQTRVHVRQRDEIGALAGALNQMQDELESATQSLRAEHEERLKAERSLHLSERLAAIGQLAAGVAHDIGTALNVVQGRAQLLLEEPGLAPGQRRQLETIVGQCERISQTVRRLLGFARTTEGEPRSNDMGDIVRETLELLAPKLKPFTVRTSLPDEPVEAVVDRRRIEELMVNLVMNAVQAMGSSGTLDIELAAPVTSPRGQHGFARMTVADNGPGIPPEHRRYIFEPFFTTKEAGVGSGLGLAIAYKVVTDHGGYIDVQSEVGRGTRFLVYLPLAAAQGPVAAAAGARG, from the coding sequence GTGGAATCGCCGCCGGTGCTCGCACGCAAGCTCACCGTCGTCCTCGTCGCCGTCGTGGCCGTAGCCGGGGCAGCATTCGCGCTGCTGTGGACCGCCGACCTCGAGCGCACCCTGGAAGACTCCAAGATCAATCGCCTCGACATGCTCACGCAGGCAACGCGCGTGGCCGTCGAGAACATGCTCAGCACCGGCAGCCTCGCCGATCTCGCCCGGATGGTGCGGCGCCTGGAGGCCTCCGAGGAGGTCATCGGCGTGATGGTGCTCAACCGTCAGGGCGGCCCCATCGTCGGCACCGCCTTCGAGTCCACGCCTGCGCTGCGCGCGCTGGCCGCCGACACATGGGCGCCGCCGGCGTTCCTGCTCCACCGCGAGCATCGCTACGTGCGCGTGGCGCCGCTGCAGGGACGCGGCAACGTGGTGATCGGACGTCTGGCCGTGGTGCAGGACTGGTCGGATCTTCGCCAGGCGCGCAGCGAAGCTCGCCGGCGCGCCGCGCAACTCGGGCTGACGCTGGCTCTGGCGCTGTCGGCGGTGCTGTGGTTCTTCGCCTACGCGCTCGTCGTCAAGCCGCTGTCGCGTCTGGCCGGCGCCGTCGACGCCATCGCACGCGGGCGCATGGGTCCGCAGACACGCGTGCATGTTCGCCAGCGAGACGAGATCGGTGCACTGGCAGGCGCGCTCAACCAGATGCAGGACGAGCTCGAGAGCGCCACGCAGAGCCTGCGCGCCGAGCACGAAGAGCGCCTCAAGGCCGAGCGCTCGCTGCATCTGTCCGAGCGGCTGGCGGCCATCGGCCAGCTTGCCGCCGGTGTCGCTCACGACATCGGCACCGCTCTCAACGTCGTGCAGGGTCGCGCGCAGCTGCTTCTCGAGGAGCCGGGGCTGGCGCCGGGGCAGCGCCGCCAGCTCGAGACGATCGTGGGCCAGTGCGAGCGCATCTCGCAGACGGTGCGACGTCTGCTCGGCTTTGCGCGGACCACCGAGGGCGAGCCGCGCAGCAACGACATGGGCGACATCGTGCGCGAGACGCTCGAGCTGCTCGCGCCCAAGCTCAAGCCGTTCACGGTTCGCACCTCGCTCCCCGACGAGCCGGTCGAAGCCGTCGTGGATCGGCGGCGAATCGAAGAGCTCATGGTCAACCTAGTGATGAACGCGGTGCAGGCGATGGGCAGCAGCGGCACGCTCGACATCGAGCTTGCCGCGCCGGTGACCTCGCCGCGCGGCCAGCACGGATTCGCGCGGATGACGGTGGCCGACAATGGGCCCGGCATTCCGCCCGAGCATCGCCGGTACATCTTCGAGCCGTTCTTCACCACCAAGGAAGCCGGCGTCGGCTCCGGGCTCGGCCTGGCCATCGCCTACAAGGTCGTGACGGACCACGGCGGCTACATCGACGTGCAGAGCGAGGTCGGCCGCGGCACGCGCTTCCTGGTCTATCTGCCGCTGGCAGCCGCGCAGGGCCCCGTGGCCGCCGCGGCAGGAGCCCGAGGATGA